Proteins encoded in a region of the Brevefilum fermentans genome:
- the sodN gene encoding superoxide dismutase, Ni: MLHKIVQKIDQHNPVEVVDAHCDIPCGIYDPHLALIGALTVIRMIDLINNLVEAHGDAIDAEYLNSMARYVAVKEEHAELTKHEIRVIWGDFIKDQHIESYPQLPGLVHKILELGSKARQTVNRETGVALLEAVNEFAEIFWQIKGKETKRVAAPFPVTDEIVVPLL; encoded by the coding sequence ATGTTACACAAAATCGTCCAAAAAATTGACCAGCACAACCCTGTTGAGGTTGTAGACGCCCATTGCGATATACCCTGCGGCATTTATGATCCGCACCTTGCATTGATCGGTGCGTTGACCGTAATTCGCATGATTGACCTGATCAACAACCTGGTAGAAGCCCATGGCGACGCTATCGATGCAGAATATCTCAACAGCATGGCACGCTATGTGGCGGTTAAAGAAGAACACGCAGAATTAACCAAGCACGAGATCCGGGTTATCTGGGGTGATTTCATCAAAGATCAGCACATCGAATCCTACCCACAACTGCCCGGCCTGGTGCACAAAATCCTGGAGCTTGGCTCCAAAGCCCGCCAAACCGTTAACCGTGAGACAGGTGTGGCGCTGCTGGAAGCGGTTAATGAGTTTGCAGAAATTTTCTGGCAAATCAAAGGCAAGGAAACAAAGCGGGTGGCGGCTCCCTTCCCGGTCACCGATGAAATCGTTGTTCCGCTCCTTTAA
- the fusA gene encoding elongation factor G, protein MKEYKTESIRNIVLAAHSSAGKTMLVEALVNYTGGSTRMGQVEDGSTISDFDEEEIRRGISLFTSVVPVEYNNVKLNLLDTPGYTDFIGEVISAMRVSDGALILVDSVAGLEVGTEMALQYSEEFNIPRMILINKMERDNANFEKVLKSVQEHVETRLIPLQLPWGEKANFNGVIDLLSMKALKGDGNEAVAIPAEFQEKAEEGHLALVEAAAEGEDDLMEKYFENGDLTDQEIMRGLRSVIWAGKFIPVLVGSGAHKTGIAPLLNALINLMPSPADATPAIAKNAKGEEVTLEPVDDGPLAAYVWKTTADPFVGKQTFFRIYSGKMVADDRVWNSNKGEEERLAGMQVPFGKDGKPINVLHSGDIGLVAKLSATTTGDTLCKKANTLTLPTANYPNALYQVAVFPKTQSDAAKLSITLSRLCEEDMTLSWHNEPATRQTILQGMGDQHIDVTIRRAEGKFQLGLDIQEPKVPYEERITRENAAVYRHKKQTGGAGQFGEVHLRVSPLPEDDFEFVNDVFGGSISSNFMPSIEKGIRNVMKEGVIAGYPVHNVKVSVYDGKEHPVDSKPIAFEIAGREAFKLAFKDAGAVLYEPIMRVEVIVPEANMGDVLGDMNSRRARVQGMDTQKGRSIVKALVPLAEMLRYTTTLRSMSGGRGYFSMEFDHYEMVPQHLTQDIIDAKRREDQEKED, encoded by the coding sequence ATGAAAGAATATAAAACCGAGTCAATCCGTAACATCGTCCTGGCCGCTCACAGCAGCGCAGGTAAGACCATGCTGGTTGAAGCCCTGGTGAATTACACCGGTGGAAGCACGCGTATGGGCCAGGTTGAAGATGGTTCAACAATCTCTGACTTTGACGAAGAAGAAATCCGGCGCGGAATTTCGCTCTTTACCTCAGTCGTTCCAGTAGAGTACAACAACGTCAAACTCAATTTACTCGACACCCCGGGCTATACCGATTTCATCGGAGAGGTCATCTCTGCCATGCGTGTGTCTGATGGTGCGCTGATCCTGGTTGATTCTGTGGCTGGTCTCGAGGTGGGAACCGAGATGGCGCTGCAGTACAGTGAAGAGTTCAATATCCCCAGAATGATCCTGATTAACAAGATGGAACGGGACAATGCCAACTTTGAAAAGGTGCTCAAGTCGGTTCAGGAGCATGTTGAAACGCGCCTGATCCCTCTGCAGTTGCCCTGGGGTGAAAAAGCGAATTTCAACGGTGTGATCGACCTGCTCTCCATGAAGGCGCTTAAAGGCGATGGGAATGAAGCCGTAGCAATCCCGGCAGAATTCCAGGAGAAAGCTGAAGAGGGTCACCTGGCGCTGGTTGAGGCTGCTGCCGAAGGTGAAGATGACCTGATGGAAAAATACTTCGAAAATGGTGATCTAACCGACCAGGAGATCATGCGAGGTTTGCGCAGCGTCATCTGGGCGGGTAAATTCATCCCCGTGCTGGTTGGTTCAGGCGCTCATAAAACAGGCATCGCACCCTTGCTAAACGCATTGATTAATCTGATGCCTTCCCCGGCAGACGCAACGCCTGCCATTGCGAAAAACGCCAAGGGCGAGGAGGTCACCCTCGAACCTGTGGATGACGGTCCGCTGGCAGCTTATGTGTGGAAAACCACGGCTGATCCTTTTGTTGGTAAACAAACCTTTTTCAGGATTTATTCCGGGAAGATGGTTGCCGATGATCGCGTGTGGAACAGCAACAAGGGAGAAGAAGAGCGCCTGGCTGGTATGCAAGTTCCCTTTGGCAAAGATGGGAAACCAATCAATGTTTTGCACAGCGGTGATATCGGTCTGGTCGCCAAGTTGAGCGCCACCACGACTGGTGACACACTGTGCAAAAAGGCAAACACCCTGACCTTGCCCACAGCCAACTATCCAAATGCGCTCTACCAGGTAGCGGTTTTCCCCAAAACCCAGTCGGACGCGGCTAAGTTGAGTATCACCCTGTCTCGCCTATGCGAAGAAGATATGACCCTCTCGTGGCACAATGAACCCGCCACCCGCCAGACCATCCTGCAGGGCATGGGCGACCAGCACATCGATGTGACTATTCGTCGTGCTGAAGGCAAATTCCAGCTTGGGCTTGATATCCAGGAGCCAAAGGTACCCTACGAAGAGCGCATCACCCGCGAGAACGCTGCAGTTTACCGCCATAAAAAGCAAACCGGCGGAGCCGGTCAGTTTGGCGAGGTGCACCTGCGGGTCAGCCCGCTCCCTGAAGACGATTTTGAGTTTGTCAACGATGTCTTTGGTGGTTCAATCTCAAGCAACTTCATGCCCTCGATTGAAAAAGGTATTCGCAATGTGATGAAGGAAGGCGTAATCGCCGGTTACCCGGTGCACAATGTCAAGGTCTCGGTGTATGATGGGAAAGAGCACCCGGTGGATTCCAAGCCGATCGCCTTTGAAATTGCGGGGCGAGAAGCCTTTAAGCTGGCTTTCAAGGACGCGGGTGCAGTTCTATATGAACCCATCATGCGCGTTGAGGTGATCGTCCCCGAAGCGAACATGGGCGACGTGCTGGGGGATATGAACTCCCGCAGGGCGCGCGTGCAGGGAATGGACACACAAAAAGGTCGCTCGATTGTCAAAGCCCTTGTGCCCCTGGCAGAGATGCTGCGATACACGACCACCTTGCGCTCGATGTCCGGCGGTCGCGGTTACTTCAGCATGGAATTTGACCATTATGAAATGGTGCCTCAGCACCTGACCCAGGACATTATCGACGCCAAACGCCGCGAAGACCAGGAAAAAGAAGATTAA
- a CDS encoding ROK family protein, whose protein sequence is MTSRPLEILNDLSPTAKILGINISGQKTSAVFGDVTGLIYERNQMEAISGHAFPEAFDAICALVDALLKVCRAQGLSSPEMISVAVSGSVDFSRGIVMSAPDLPKWDDVPLKGRLGVRYNLPVMIEQHSNAGALAEMVFGAGVGVTDQIFLDLEPVVSAGIIKDGKIYHGANDAAGEIGSMRMAPAGPAGLGYPGSLTGFASGLGMAELAHMRYPGLWPVPPKPYEFVSAANAGQEEAQQVIVESAEHLGKALLWLVLTLDPELIVFGHPADLLGETLLEPLRDAVLRHGGGEARSLPRLALSKFAARLDDMAALMAVISAYRDHARD, encoded by the coding sequence ATGACATCACGACCACTTGAGATCCTTAATGATCTGAGCCCAACCGCTAAAATCCTGGGAATAAACATTAGCGGGCAGAAAACCAGCGCCGTTTTTGGAGATGTGACCGGGTTGATCTACGAGCGAAATCAAATGGAAGCGATCTCCGGACACGCCTTTCCGGAGGCATTCGATGCCATTTGTGCTCTGGTGGATGCGCTGCTCAAAGTCTGCCGAGCCCAGGGATTAAGCAGCCCCGAGATGATTTCGGTGGCGGTCAGTGGTTCAGTAGATTTCAGTCGGGGTATTGTCATGTCTGCACCCGATTTGCCCAAATGGGATGATGTACCGCTCAAAGGTCGCCTGGGCGTTCGCTACAACCTGCCGGTGATGATCGAACAGCACAGCAATGCCGGTGCATTGGCAGAAATGGTTTTTGGCGCCGGGGTTGGCGTTACAGATCAAATCTTCCTGGACCTGGAACCGGTGGTTTCCGCCGGCATTATCAAGGATGGGAAAATCTATCACGGTGCAAATGATGCTGCTGGAGAGATTGGATCCATGCGCATGGCTCCAGCCGGGCCGGCTGGGCTGGGTTATCCAGGTTCTCTGACCGGGTTTGCCAGCGGATTGGGCATGGCAGAATTAGCCCACATGCGCTATCCCGGGCTGTGGCCTGTACCGCCAAAACCCTATGAATTCGTCAGCGCTGCTAACGCTGGGCAGGAAGAAGCACAGCAGGTGATCGTTGAATCTGCCGAGCACCTGGGAAAAGCCTTGCTGTGGCTGGTTCTTACCCTTGACCCGGAGTTGATCGTCTTCGGTCATCCGGCAGATCTGCTGGGTGAGACTCTGCTGGAACCCTTGCGGGATGCTGTCCTGCGTCATGGTGGTGGAGAAGCCCGCTCGTTGCCTCGCCTGGCCCTTTCAAAATTTGCGGCAAGGCTGGATGACATGGCAGCATTGATGGCTGTGATCAGCGCTTATCGGGACCATGCCCGGGATTGA
- a CDS encoding S26 family signal peptidase — MVRLLKVRGSSLWPDFREGDYVLAAGFPFPARKIKTGDVIVFQQPGYGTLIKRVHRVLGNGQSFEVRGTQIASTDSRNFGAVPRKRVHGKVIWHIRNHSDRKN, encoded by the coding sequence ATGGTCCGTCTGCTAAAGGTGCGCGGTTCGAGCCTGTGGCCTGATTTTCGCGAGGGCGATTATGTCCTGGCGGCTGGCTTTCCTTTCCCTGCCAGAAAGATCAAAACTGGCGATGTGATCGTCTTTCAGCAGCCCGGCTATGGCACGCTGATCAAGCGCGTTCACCGCGTGCTGGGGAATGGTCAGTCCTTTGAAGTGCGCGGCACGCAGATTGCCAGTACGGATAGCCGCAATTTCGGAGCGGTTCCACGAAAACGGGTGCACGGCAAGGTGATTTGGCACATTCGTAATCATTCAGACAGGAAGAACTGA